A single region of the Paramicrobacterium fandaimingii genome encodes:
- a CDS encoding nitroreductase family protein: MTPQDRIAVTSAPISEVIAGRWSPRSFDVTVEVPEAKLTSALEAARWAASAANTQPWRFIVARRGTPEHAKIVDNLLGFNQLWAVTAAALIVNVAETVTEDGVEQRWAEYDLGQASATLALQAHKDGLHVHQMGGFDPEGMHAAFTLADHQRVVSVTALGILATPDALPDEKLRAREIAPRERKSLNEIVLVNA; the protein is encoded by the coding sequence ATGACCCCGCAGGACCGCATTGCCGTGACAAGCGCCCCGATCTCGGAGGTGATCGCCGGCCGGTGGAGCCCACGTTCATTCGACGTCACCGTCGAGGTTCCCGAGGCAAAGCTCACGTCAGCGTTGGAAGCAGCCCGCTGGGCGGCATCCGCTGCAAACACGCAGCCGTGGCGGTTCATCGTGGCTCGCCGCGGAACGCCGGAGCACGCGAAGATCGTCGATAACCTGCTCGGGTTCAACCAGCTGTGGGCTGTCACCGCTGCGGCTCTCATCGTGAACGTCGCCGAGACGGTGACCGAAGACGGAGTTGAACAGCGTTGGGCCGAGTACGACCTTGGGCAGGCTTCCGCAACACTTGCGCTTCAAGCTCACAAAGACGGCCTTCACGTTCACCAGATGGGCGGCTTCGACCCCGAGGGCATGCACGCTGCCTTCACCCTCGCCGATCACCAGCGCGTGGTGTCAGTGACAGCGCTCGGCATACTCGCGACCCCCGATGCTCTGCCCGACGAGAAGCTGCGTGCGCGTGAGATCGCCCCGCGCGAGCGCAAGTCGCTTAACGAGATTGTGCTCGTCAACGCGT